A genome region from Plasmodium vivax chromosome 11, whole genome shotgun sequence includes the following:
- a CDS encoding hypothetical protein, conserved (encoded by transcript PVX_114840A) translates to MEAGEVKKYSSKFDIKGICMSSENCEKVCRICLKAIRENKLEKDIASQIKTKCENDELLNKESSDEHTKCLRMVDSLKNENIGSWQCIVGKNFAFSINYQFNCMVHFQHKITKLAILLYKSV, encoded by the coding sequence ATGGAAGCGGGGGAGGTGAAGAAATACTCGTCCAAGTTCGACATAAAGGGGATTTGCATGAGCAGCGAGAATTGCGAAAAGGTGTGCAGGATCTGCTTGAAGGCAATTCGGGAAAACAAGCTGGAGAAGGACATAGCTAGCCAAATAAAAACCAAGTGTGAAAATGACGAGTTGTTAAATAAAGAGAGTTCAGATGAGCATACCAAATGCCTCCGCATGGTAGacagtttaaaaaatgagaacaTTGGGTCTTGGCAGTGCATCGTCGGGAAGAACTTTGCCTTTTCTATAAATTACCAGTTTAACTGCATGGTGCACTTCCAGCACAAAATTACCAAGCTGGCCATCTTGCTGTACAAGTCGGTGTGA